Part of the Eshraghiella crossota genome is shown below.
AGACTTAAGAGGATAAAACATTGACACTTGCAGAACTTAAAATTAATGAATCATGTGAAATAATTTCAGTAGGAGGAGAAGGGGCACTAAGACAGCATTTTCTTGATATGGGTCTTATTCCGGGAGCTAAAGCCAAATTAGTCAAATTTGCGCCAATGGGAGATCCGATGGAGCTTCTTATTCATGGATATGAGCTTACCTTAAGACTTGATGATGCAAAGAAAATAGAAATAAAAAAGATTAGTGATATTGAATCTGAAAACGGAAATATAAAATCTCCCAATAAGCAGATACCACATCCGGGTCTTGGTGAAGGCGGTAAATTTCATAATAAAAAAGAAGAACACCCATTGCCGGATGATGAAGTGCTTACTTTTGCCCTGGCGGGTAACCAGAACTGTGGCAAGACAACTATGTTTAACCGGCTTACAGGAGCCAATCAGCATGTGGGCAATTTCCCGGGTGTGACAGTCGATAGAAAAGACGGCAGTATAAAAGGGTATAATAACACGTTAATCACTGATTTGCCGGGAATTTATTCAATGTCGCCATATAGCAGTGAAGAACTTGTTACAAGAGAATTTATTTTAAAAGAAAAACCAAAAGGAATTATTAATATTGTTGATGCTTCCAACATAGAAAGAAACCTTTATCTTACAATGCAGCTTCTGGAACTTAATATCCCTATGGTAATTGCACTTAATATGATGGATGAGGTCCGTGAGAACGGTGGTTCCGTATACATAAACAGGATGGAAGAAATGCTTGGAGTTCCTGTGATTCCTGTGTCAGCTGCCAAAAATGAAGGAATTGATGAACTGATTGACCATGCAATTCACGTTACTAAATACTCGGAAGTGCCAAAAAGACAGGATTTTTGCGATGAGGATGGAGAGGACGGAGCAGTACACAGATGCATACATGCCATAATGCATCTTATTGAGGATCATGCCAAAGCAGCGGAAATTCCAATAAGATTTGCAGCATCCAAAGTGGCAGAGGGAGACAGCAAAATTATTGAATTGCTTAATCTTGATGATAATGAGAAACATATGATAGATCACATAACGTATCAGATGGAAAAAGAGCGTGGGCTTGATAAGTCAGCGGCAATAGCTGATATGCGTTTCAGGTTTATTAGCAAGGTATGTGAGGAAACAGTTGTAAAAGCTAAAGAAAGTAAGTCACATAAGAGGAGCAGCCGGATAGATAAAATCCTTACAGGTAAGTACACGGCAATTCCTTCTTTTATTCTTATTATGGGACTGGTGTTCTTCCTGACATTTAATGTGATAGGAGCAAGGCTTCAAAGTCTTCTTGAAATGGGAATAGATAAATTGGGAAACCTTGTAGACGGTATTTTAACATCTACAGGTGTTAATCCGGTTATACACTCCCTTGTAATTGACGGTATTTTCACGGGTGTGGGCAGTGTATTAAGTTTCCTGCCGATAATCATTACGTTATTTTTCTTCCTGTCAATTCTTGAGGACAGCGGTTACATGGCAAGAGTTGCCTTTGTTATGGATAAAATACTTCGTAAAATCGGGCTTTCCGGACGTAGTATTGTTCCGATGCTCATAGGTTTTGGATGTACGGTTCCCGGTGTTATGTCATCAAGGACATTGTCATCGGAACGAGACAGAAAGATGACAATTCTTCTGACACCATTTATGAGTTGTTCGGCAAAACTACCGATATATGTACTTTTTACATCGTTGTTTTTTAAAAAATATGCAGCACTTGTAATGATTTTGTTGTACATAGGCGGTATACTTACAGGAATACTTGTAGCCATTATTATGAAAAATACGGTTTTTAAAGGAAATCCTGTGCCATTTGTAATGGAACTCCCTAATTACAGAATGCCCGGTATGAAAAACGTCATTATGCTCTTATGGGAAAAGGCAAAAGATTTTCTACAAAGAGCATTTACGGTCATTTTTCTTGCAACCATTGTAATATGGCTTTTACAGACCTTTGATATTCATTTTAATATGGTAACCGATTCTAAAGACAGTATACTTGCAGCACTTGCGGGAATAATAACACCGATATTTATTCCTTTGGGATTTGGTAACTGGAAAATATCAACGGCACTTCTTACCGGATTTATGGCAAAAGAAAGTGTTGTATCCACTTTGTCCGTTCTTGTACATGGCAATTCAGAAATACTTGCCATACTTTCTCCGGCTGGGGCATTGCCATTACTTGTATTTTGTCTTTTATATACACCATGTATTGCGGCAATAGCATCAATTAAAAGAGAACTGGGTATAAAATATGCTGTCCTTGTTGTAATAGGTCAATGCCTGATTGCGTGGATTATGGCTTTTGTGGTCAGAATGATTATGATAATATAAAGAAGAATTACTTGAAAAACGAACTAATATTCTGCATAATAAAACTAAAAAAGACTGGAGGTGCATTTGTGAATAACAGAATATACGCAGCAATTGACCTCAAGTCTTTTTATGCTTCGGTAGAATGTGTAGAGCGAGGACTCGACCCTCTGACAACTAATCTTGTGGTAGCAGACCCATCAAGAACAGAGAAGACGATATGTCTTGCGGTATCACCTTCTCTTAAAGCGTATGGCATTCCCGGAAGACCGAGACTTTTTGAAGTTGTTCAGAAAGCAGGACGCCGTGGAGTTGAGTATATAGTAGCACCTCCGAGAATGGCTCTTTATATGGAGTACAGCACACGGATTTATAGTATATATCTTCATTATGTGGCTCCGGAGGATATTTTTGCATATTCCGTAGATGAGGTTTTTATAGATATGACATCATATCTTAAGACATATGAGATGTCACCGAGGGAACTTGTTATTAAAATGATAAAAGAAGTTCTTGACACAACGGGAATCACAGCTACTGCGGGAATAGGAACCAATATGTATCTTTGCAAGGTAGCTATGGATATAGTAGCCAAGAAGGCAACACCGGACAAGGATGGAGTAAGAATTGCCGAGCTTGACGAGATGAGTTACAGAAAGCTTTTGTGGAATCACAGACCTATTACAGATTTCTGGCGTGTAGGTCCGGGTTATGCAAAGAAACTTGAACAGCACATGCTGTATACAATGGGAGATGTGGCAAGGTGTTCTGTTGGGGATGATAAAGAGTATTACAATGAGGCTCTTTTGTATAAGTTATTTGGTGTTAATGCAGAATTACTTATTGACCATAGCTGGGGATATGAACCATGCACCATGGCAGATGTTAAAAGTTACAGACCTGAGAATAACAGCCTCAGTCAGGGACAGGTTTTACAGAGCCCCTACACATACGATAAGGCAGGACTTATTGTTAAAGAGATGACAGATATTCTTGTGCTTGATCTTGTTGATAAGGGACTTGTAACCAATCAGATAGTTCTTACCATAGGATATGATATTGAAAGTCTTAATGACAGTGAGGTACGAAAACGTTACAGAGGAGAAATTACCAAGGACAGATATGGAAGGTCAGTTCCAAAGCATGCCCATGGTACGATTAATCTTGAGAGGTTCACTTCTTCTACAAGAGTTATTATTAAAAAGACAATGGAACTTTACAACAGGATTATTGATAAAAGCCTTCTGGTAAGACGTATTAACGTGGTGGCTAACCATGTGATGCGGGAAGAGGATGTTGTTAAGGAAGATTCATACAGACAGCTTGATATTTTCACCAATTATGAAGAACTTGAACGTATAGAAAAAGAACAGAATGAGGAGTTTGAAAAAGAACGCCATATTCAGGAGGCTGCCATTGAGATAAAGAAAAAATTCGGCAAGAACGCACTTCTCAAGGGTATGAATTTTGAAGAAGGCGCAACAGCAAGAGACAGGAACAGGCAGATAGGAGGACATAAAGCATGACAGACAGTTATGATGATATTATTAATCTTCCCCATCATGTTTCAGATAGATATCCGCATATGCCGATGTACGACAGGGCGGCACAATTTGCACCCTTTGCGGCACTTACGGGTCATGAGGAAGCCATAAATGAGACCTCCAGATACACGGAGGAACGGATAGAACTGACAGAGGAACAGAAGGAGAATATTGACAGGGAACTGCAGGAACTAAGGGATCGCGGTGCTGAATGCAATGTGCGGATAGTATATTTTGAACCGGATGAACTTAAAAAAGGAGGAACATACGTTGAATTCAGAGGTGCTGTTAAGAAAATTAACAGCCGCGGACAGTTGACTCTTGAAAATGAAATAATACTTCTATATGATAATATATATGAACTTGAGATTATGGATTGAGTGACATCCATTATAGGATAATTTACTTGCAAAATATGTCGAATGTTGATACAATAAGAAAAAGCCTTGAGGAGGAAGTAAATGATGAATATTATGATATATGAGGATAACAGAGAATGTATAGGTAATTTACAAGGGATACTTAGAGAATATTTTGAAGAACGAAGCATCATGTTTAGTATGTTTATTACTAAGCTTGGTGCTTTTTGTGATTTTGATTCAGGAAATAATACTGATATGGTATTTATTGATATAGACGGAGAAGAGGGCGATGCAATTTATTTTGCAAGAAGAATAAGACAAAATAATAAAAATGCTATTATTTTCCTCCTTACGGATAAGCTGCAGATTATACCTGAGATGATGAAAGTGGGAATCTTTCAGGTGATATTGAAACCGATAGATGCGGATTTAGTATATGATGAGCTTGACAGGGCAGTTCAATTATATGCGGATATATACAGCATATATGATATAAGTTGGTGCGGAGTCAATCATTTGCTGAATTATAAAGATATATTCTATATAGAAGCATATAACAGACATTTGTATATTGTTACCGGAGAAGATAGTTATATGAGTATGGGGTCAATACATAAAGAAAAGGAAAGATTTGGAGGACGCAGTTTTGCAAGGTGTCATTGTGGGTTTTTAGTTAATATGCAATATATAACTGAGTGCGGCAGTAACTATATTAAAATGAGTAATGGTAAAGAGATTCCGATTAGCAGACAATATAGGGATGAATTTATGAATTCATTTACGAAGTATTTAAAAACAAAAACAATTCATTAGGTCAAAAATGCATCGAAAATGGTTAATTCTGCATATTGCATTGAAAAATATACATTTATATGATATTTTCCGTGGAGAAGGTAATATTGTTCTTGAGTGAGTATTAAATTTAGGAAAGGAGAAGTATACAGAGCAATATTATATTTACAGGGAGTGCTATTATCTTCGGGTGATTAATAATGTATTAGGAAAGGATAAAATAATGAGAAGAACAAATTTAGTAAAGACAATTTTATGTGGCCTTATTGGAACAATTGCAATGGGAACAGCAGTATTTGCAGGAACTGTCAGCAGGGAAGGATATGTGAGAGGAAAAAACTACACTAATTCTTACAGCGGAACATTGGGCAAGTATGCTGCCGGTGGTGAAGCAGATACAGCAGCAACCAGTGCACAGAATACAAGTGGAAGCAGTAGATGGTTCTCTGTACAGGTGTATGAATATAATGTAGAGACCTATAGGAGTAACAGAAAACAGGTTATATCGGATTGTGTAATCAACGGAAGTTCAATTAATGCACAAATTTACAGAAATATCAACTCAAAGATGTATAGGTACATTCATGTCGGACAGGGATATGCATCTAATGTTTATTCATCTGCCACAATGCTTGATAATTATACATATACAGCAAAACAATACTACGAATAAAATGTAACAAAGGAGACGGAAATAATGATTAGTATGGTTCTAAGAAATATCCAAAATTCATTCATAAATTTTCGCAAAATTTTTATCCTGTTAATTGTTTCACAGATAATCTCCATTATGAGTATTTTTTTTGTATACGGAATATACGGAAGTTATGCAGCCAAGATGCAGGAAATAGAGCTAAATACATACAGAATAGGTATAGATTTTGAGGAGGCTGAGAAAAATACGGTTGGCACACTTAAAAGAAACCTTCCGGAAGTATTAGACAGGATTAATGATAAACTGGAGTTCGTGTTTGTTGCAGGAGCAAGCAATCATAAAATGGTGGCAATGAGAACAAAGTATATTGATGGTGACTTTAGAACTGTAATAACAAAAGAACAGTATGGAAATATGAAGGGAAGATACCTCAATTCAGAAGATGATGAAAAATGTAACAGAGTTATTTTTTCAGCAAAAGGCAAGGAAGATTCGGTGGGCGATATTGTAGACATAGCAGGTACTGAATTTGAAATTGTAGGTACTTGTGATGACCTGTTTGCAGATGGTTATGATATACCTTATAATTCGTGTCCTGATGATTTGCAGCTTAGCTGGTGCAGCTTTTATTTTAAAGAGTTACCTACGGTTAATGATTATAATGCAATAAAAAAGATGGTTACAGGTAACTTTAGTAATTACACAATGGATGAATTCGATATAAAGAACAATGATGAACTTACTTCATATAGGACCATAATTGCTATTTCCGTCTCAATAGGAATTATTTCGGCACTTAATACATGTCTTATGTATGGATATATTATAAGCCAAAGAAGAAAACAAATGGTAGTATATGGAATAATCGGGGCTGCCAGAATAAGAAGATTTGCAATAAGTGAATCGGAAATGCTGGTATTCAGCGTTACAACTTCATTAGTGGGAGTTGTTTTATTCAGAACAATTTTCCAGAGTATTGTATTAAAAGTATATGACAACAGCAGTGAAATATATACTGTAAAGATGTATGTGTTTATGACAATACTGTATATTATGTGCATACTGATATTTACTTCTGTTTTGTTGGCAGTTATGAACAGGGATAAGCTGGCAGATATGTTGAGGAGGACGGAGAATGACTAAATTTGGAATCAGCGAATATATAAGAAATTTTTGGTTTAATTTGTGCTCAATATTATTACTTATTGTAATGATGATTTTAACCACAGGCATGATATCAAATATTGACGAAAAAGCCGGTATGTATAAAATAGCACGTAAATATATGGATTATGACAGTATGTATCTTGCAAGCATAGAAAATAAGAATATTGAAGAACTTAAGGAAATAGGAGATGTTAATTATGTACAGACTATTGAAGGTGATTGCGGAACAAATAAACTGATACGTGGATGTGTATATAGCAGAGAAATTATGAAAAATATGAAACCAAAGCTGGAATATGGTACATATCCGGATAAGGTCACAGTAGATAGTAATACGGTGAAAGCACTGATAAGCGCTAATCCTTATGGAATAAAGGCTGGGGACACATTTACATATAGTGTATCTACACTGGGTGAATCTGTTCCGGTAAATGTGTATGTTACAGGAGTAATCAAGGAGGGACAGAGGTTATATATCACTTTAAATAAAACTTTTATTAATATGTCATATGAAGATTTTTTTCCTGTATACAGTTACGAACAGACAGAAGATGTGAGGCTTATTATTCCGGAAAGTGAAATTTCCAAAATGTCTGAGGCTATGAAAGCTTCATTATGCGATAATGTAATGATTAATCCGAAAGGAACACTCACGCAAGAGGAAAGAGACGCCATATACGACAGGATAGCAGATTATGATATAACAGGAGAGACCCCATATCCTGAACCGGCTGAGCTGGTAAACAGAAATAATACCATGTTTAAAATAGAATTTATGAAATATATTCCACTCTCTGTGGTTACTATTGTGCTACTTTGCATAAGTATAATCGGTATTGTTAATATAAAAACAGCGAAAAGCACAAGATATTATGGAATAATGTATGCTTACGGAATGCGATATAAAAAAGCCCAGATTATAGAGGGTGTATCGATGACATTTAATTGTGGTTTAGCTGTTATATTTACCGTATCATTAATTAAATTGCAACAGAAAATGGAATTTTTCGGAGAAATAAATTGTAATCTTAATATGCCGCAGATAATAACAATAACCGGAATATGCATTATTATAATATTTTGCTCAATGTTTGCTGCTAAAGGTGTGCTAAAGGAACATACACCGGTCCAGATACTTAAAAATAAAAACTAAATGGAGGCAACTATGATAGAAATAAAGAACCTATATAAGACATATAATTATGGAAAGCCAAATGCTTTTGAAGCTTTAAAAGATGTGTCATTAACGATAAATGATGGCGAAATGGTAGCAATTATAGGTAAATCCGGAGCCGGAAAGTCAACATTAATGCACATACTGGGATGTATTGATGACTTTGAAAAAGGTCAGTATATTTTTAATGGAAAGGACATTTCCAAAGTAAATGAAAAGAAAAGTGCGGCAATAAGAAATTCCGAAATAGGAATTGTCCTACAGGAGTTTGCACTTATGGAACAATATACGGTAGTAGAAAATGTAATTATGCCATTGTTTTTTACCCCGAAATCAGGACGAAGGAGTGAAAAGGAAAAACGTGCTTTGGAGATACTGAAAAGACTGGAAATGGATGAATATGCCCATAAAAAAGTCAACAAACTTTCAGGCGGACAGAAACAGAGAGTTGCAATTGCAAGGGCAATGATTAACAATCCGTCTGTTCTTCTGGCAGATGAGCCTACAGGAGCTTTGGATGTGAAAACAACCGATGAAATTATGAAAGTTTTCAGAAATCTGAACAAGAATGGAACTACAGTGATAATCATTACACATGACATGGAAGTTGCAGGAATGTGTGACAGAATAATAGAAATTAGTGACGGAAAAATTATATAGAGCAAGCGTAGCATACATTAGTGGATTATCAGCAAAAGCAATGTCAATTCCTTCCTTGTATTGGTTGTAGTAAGCAAAGTATTTTTTCATAATGATAGTCCTTTCTTCAATAAAGTAATGAGCAGTTATGGGAATGTGTGGGTAGTGCTACGCATACAAAAGATATGTAACACTACCAGACATAAATCCCCAATCTATGGGCTTTTCATGCTCTACAAACGCTCTCAAAGAGATAATATTAAGAAAATTGATTTTAAGAAAACCCCGAAAATTCGGGGTTTTTTAATGCCTAAATTTAAAAAATATATAATTTTGTTTAATATTTATATTGTAGTCAGAGTAATGTTTTTATAATATATCATGTCCGGATATAAAATGCGTATTTGCATCTTGGGCAGGTATTGCGTCAACTCCAAGCTCATCTAAAGCCTGCAATGTAAGACCACTGCTAATTAGTCCAGAAAAACCACTGGTTACTATAAGAACGCCGCATACGATATATGGTATACCCCCATCATCCCATTTTGTCTCAAAACCAATGATTCTTCCGGATGAATCACGCTTCAGAACATTATAGCCACTTGGGTCAGTTTTAGCCCCCATAATGGCAAGAAATATGCCAAATATAATTATTCCACCGAAAATACCTAGACAAAGCTTTGCTCCTGATCTTGAAACAATACGATTCATAATAACATCTGCCAATGGATTATCATTGCCACCCAGACATTCATACCATTTCTCCTCTCTGAACTGTGAGCAAAATATGTTAGATGATTTTTTTCTGGAGTGTTTTTTTATATGAAATATGGTAAAATATTCTTATGAAAGAGTACAAAGGCAAAATTTTAGTTTATTTATGAGAAAAATGAAGTAGAAAGTGAGGCGTTAGAATGATTCCATTAAAAATAGAAACTTTATTAGAAGGGCGTATTGTTGAGCATGATCGTGTTGAGTATAAAACTGGTTGGAATCCTAATGCGATTATTCATTCAATTTGTGCCTTTGCAAACGATTACGATAATACGAATGGTGGATATATTGTAATGGGAGTGAAAGAAGAGAATGGGATGCCTGTGTTTCCGTTGGAAGGAATTCCAAAGGAAAAGCTTGATACAATACAGCAGGAGATATTTCAGTATTGCAATATGATAGTTCCAAGATATATTCCAAGGATGGAGATAATTGATTATAAAAATTCGGGAACTTTTATAATATATCTTTGGTGTCCTGCTGGAGATAGCGGACCTTACCAGGCACCACATACGGTTTATGGGATTAAGGGTGAGAAGGTTGATAAAACTATGAAATATTGGATTCGTCCTGCTTCATTAACAACAGAGGCAAGGCAAGATGAAATTTCTGAACTATTTGATAAATTTAACTCTGTACCATATGATGACAGGATAAATCGAAAAGCTAGAATAGAGGATATTCGTAGAGGATTCCTTGAAGATTTTATTAGGAAAAGTAATAGTAGTCTTATAAATGAACTTAACAGTAGTTCTTTAGAAGATTTATTACTTGCACAGGAAGTTGCTGATGAAACAGATGCTGAACTTGATATTAGAAATATAGGTGTGTTGATGTTTGCAGAGCATCCAGAGAAGCTTATTCCAGGTGCGAAGATTGAATTAATTCGTTTTAATACAGAAGAAGCAGAAGCATCTGATGATTTTATAGAAAAGACATTTACAGGACCTATATGGAAGCAGGTGCAGGATGCTTTAGATTATATTAAAGCAACTGTAATTGAAGAAAAAGTTGTTAAAATTCAGGGAAAGGCGGAGTCAGAACGATTTTTTAATTACCCATACAATGCTTTAGAAGAAGCTTTGGTAAATGCAGTATTTCATAAGTCATATCGTGAAGAAGAACCAGTAGAGATACGAATATATGTAGATAGTATACAGATTCTCAATTATCCAGGACTTGCTAAGTGGATTAATCTTGAAAAATTTGAAACAGGTAAAATAAGAGGGAGAAAGTACCGTAACAGAAGAATTGGTGAACTTTTCAAAGAGATTGATTTATCAGAGAAAAAAGGGACAGGAATTTCTAAAATCTTGAGGGAATTAAGTCAAAATGGTTCGCCAAAGCCAGAATTTGAAATGGATGATGATAGAAACTATCTAAATACCATTATTCGTATTCGGAAGGGATTTGAGAAAGAATCTGGTTTAGAAAAACAAGTTAAAATATCAAATGAGGCTTTAAACGAGGCTTTAAATGAGGCTTTAAATGAAAACGAATTGATAATAGTAAATTTAATACTAAACAATCCATCAATAAAGCAGAAAGACATAATCGAATCAACTAATATTTCTAGGGCACAGGTACAGCGTATTATGAAGGGATTACAAGAGCGGGGAATAATTGTGCATGAGAATTCAAAAAAGTCAGGTAGATGGGTAGTTGTGATTCGGTAATTGTATTAAAAAAGTTATAAGATAGCAAAAATTATGGGTGCTTTTCAAATAATTTCGCAAAAATATTTATGATGGCATGCAGTGAATTAGATTCATTAGCAGCATTTTTTACGTTTGCGTGACAATTCCGATTTGTAAAGTTCCTAAAAAGAGCTGGGTATCATGCGCCCAGCTCAATTTATATAATAAAAATCAAGGCTGTGGATTATATCCGCAGCCTTTAGTATTATTTTGAATAGTTAAGATACCACAATACACCTAATGTAATTCCTATTGTCCAGACTATAAGGGATAAGATTCCGCATATAAGACCTGTTCTTGATTCTTTACAATGGCTTCCGTATTGTTTCTTGTATACATAGCACAGACGTATCGTGAATATGGAAAATAAAATTACACCAAAGAAAAAACTTGCGATTCCCATATTACGGCATGCCTTTGCCAAATCGTCGGCCTGTTTGTTACCGGTTGTACCCATTATTTAGTGAAACCTCCCTGTCTGAGCCAGTTGTATAACTGGTTAATTTCTTTGTAGTTGATAAGGACATAAATACTGTATATCATCATTATGATTGAAAGAATAAGACCTATAATGGAACATACAAGGCCGACTGTTGCGGGAGCATTCATTTTTCCGTTGTTGGATTTTTTGTATTTAAGCGCAAAGACGAGACCGAGGATACCAAGTGTAATACCTACTATTCCGTAACAGCAGCACAATATGATACTTAAAATACCAAGTACAAGTGCTGCGACCGAATAACCGCTGTCATTTTCATAATTGTTATAATTATTATTGTAACCATTATAATAGTTATTATTATAACCGTTATTATATCCATTGTTATTGTTGTCAGAGTATGAACCTCTGTTATCGGATTCTCCGCCGCCTTCACGGTAA
Proteins encoded:
- a CDS encoding DUF4190 domain-containing protein, whose translation is MEYQNNYNGDDNNNNQGYYREGGGESDNRGSYSDNNNNGYNNGYNNNYYNGYNNNYNNYENDSGYSVAALVLGILSIILCCCYGIVGITLGILGLVFALKYKKSNNGKMNAPATVGLVCSIIGLILSIIMMIYSIYVLINYKEINQLYNWLRQGGFTK
- a CDS encoding LytR/AlgR family response regulator transcription factor, whose translation is MMNIMIYEDNRECIGNLQGILREYFEERSIMFSMFITKLGAFCDFDSGNNTDMVFIDIDGEEGDAIYFARRIRQNNKNAIIFLLTDKLQIIPEMMKVGIFQVILKPIDADLVYDELDRAVQLYADIYSIYDISWCGVNHLLNYKDIFYIEAYNRHLYIVTGEDSYMSMGSIHKEKERFGGRSFARCHCGFLVNMQYITECGSNYIKMSNGKEIPISRQYRDEFMNSFTKYLKTKTIH
- a CDS encoding ABC transporter ATP-binding protein; translation: MIEIKNLYKTYNYGKPNAFEALKDVSLTINDGEMVAIIGKSGAGKSTLMHILGCIDDFEKGQYIFNGKDISKVNEKKSAAIRNSEIGIVLQEFALMEQYTVVENVIMPLFFTPKSGRRSEKEKRALEILKRLEMDEYAHKKVNKLSGGQKQRVAIARAMINNPSVLLADEPTGALDVKTTDEIMKVFRNLNKNGTTVIIITHDMEVAGMCDRIIEISDGKII
- a CDS encoding ABC transporter permease, with the translated sequence MSIFFVYGIYGSYAAKMQEIELNTYRIGIDFEEAEKNTVGTLKRNLPEVLDRINDKLEFVFVAGASNHKMVAMRTKYIDGDFRTVITKEQYGNMKGRYLNSEDDEKCNRVIFSAKGKEDSVGDIVDIAGTEFEIVGTCDDLFADGYDIPYNSCPDDLQLSWCSFYFKELPTVNDYNAIKKMVTGNFSNYTMDEFDIKNNDELTSYRTIIAISVSIGIISALNTCLMYGYIISQRRKQMVVYGIIGAARIRRFAISESEMLVFSVTTSLVGVVLFRTIFQSIVLKVYDNSSEIYTVKMYVFMTILYIMCILIFTSVLLAVMNRDKLADMLRRTEND
- a CDS encoding DNA methylase; its protein translation is MNNRIYAAIDLKSFYASVECVERGLDPLTTNLVVADPSRTEKTICLAVSPSLKAYGIPGRPRLFEVVQKAGRRGVEYIVAPPRMALYMEYSTRIYSIYLHYVAPEDIFAYSVDEVFIDMTSYLKTYEMSPRELVIKMIKEVLDTTGITATAGIGTNMYLCKVAMDIVAKKATPDKDGVRIAELDEMSYRKLLWNHRPITDFWRVGPGYAKKLEQHMLYTMGDVARCSVGDDKEYYNEALLYKLFGVNAELLIDHSWGYEPCTMADVKSYRPENNSLSQGQVLQSPYTYDKAGLIVKEMTDILVLDLVDKGLVTNQIVLTIGYDIESLNDSEVRKRYRGEITKDRYGRSVPKHAHGTINLERFTSSTRVIIKKTMELYNRIIDKSLLVRRINVVANHVMREEDVVKEDSYRQLDIFTNYEELERIEKEQNEEFEKERHIQEAAIEIKKKFGKNALLKGMNFEEGATARDRNRQIGGHKA
- a CDS encoding ATP-binding protein yields the protein MIPLKIETLLEGRIVEHDRVEYKTGWNPNAIIHSICAFANDYDNTNGGYIVMGVKEENGMPVFPLEGIPKEKLDTIQQEIFQYCNMIVPRYIPRMEIIDYKNSGTFIIYLWCPAGDSGPYQAPHTVYGIKGEKVDKTMKYWIRPASLTTEARQDEISELFDKFNSVPYDDRINRKARIEDIRRGFLEDFIRKSNSSLINELNSSSLEDLLLAQEVADETDAELDIRNIGVLMFAEHPEKLIPGAKIELIRFNTEEAEASDDFIEKTFTGPIWKQVQDALDYIKATVIEEKVVKIQGKAESERFFNYPYNALEEALVNAVFHKSYREEEPVEIRIYVDSIQILNYPGLAKWINLEKFETGKIRGRKYRNRRIGELFKEIDLSEKKGTGISKILRELSQNGSPKPEFEMDDDRNYLNTIIRIRKGFEKESGLEKQVKISNEALNEALNEALNENELIIVNLILNNPSIKQKDIIESTNISRAQVQRIMKGLQERGIIVHENSKKSGRWVVVIR
- the feoB gene encoding ferrous iron transport protein B codes for the protein MTLAELKINESCEIISVGGEGALRQHFLDMGLIPGAKAKLVKFAPMGDPMELLIHGYELTLRLDDAKKIEIKKISDIESENGNIKSPNKQIPHPGLGEGGKFHNKKEEHPLPDDEVLTFALAGNQNCGKTTMFNRLTGANQHVGNFPGVTVDRKDGSIKGYNNTLITDLPGIYSMSPYSSEELVTREFILKEKPKGIINIVDASNIERNLYLTMQLLELNIPMVIALNMMDEVRENGGSVYINRMEEMLGVPVIPVSAAKNEGIDELIDHAIHVTKYSEVPKRQDFCDEDGEDGAVHRCIHAIMHLIEDHAKAAEIPIRFAASKVAEGDSKIIELLNLDDNEKHMIDHITYQMEKERGLDKSAAIADMRFRFISKVCEETVVKAKESKSHKRSSRIDKILTGKYTAIPSFILIMGLVFFLTFNVIGARLQSLLEMGIDKLGNLVDGILTSTGVNPVIHSLVIDGIFTGVGSVLSFLPIIITLFFFLSILEDSGYMARVAFVMDKILRKIGLSGRSIVPMLIGFGCTVPGVMSSRTLSSERDRKMTILLTPFMSCSAKLPIYVLFTSLFFKKYAALVMILLYIGGILTGILVAIIMKNTVFKGNPVPFVMELPNYRMPGMKNVIMLLWEKAKDFLQRAFTVIFLATIVIWLLQTFDIHFNMVTDSKDSILAALAGIITPIFIPLGFGNWKISTALLTGFMAKESVVSTLSVLVHGNSEILAILSPAGALPLLVFCLLYTPCIAAIASIKRELGIKYAVLVVIGQCLIAWIMAFVVRMIMII